In Streptomyces sp. P3, one DNA window encodes the following:
- a CDS encoding decaprenylphospho-beta-D-erythro-pentofuranosid-2-ulose 2-reductase — translation MKDAFGLPQSLLVLGGTSETALATVRRLIARRTRTVWLAGRPSPALESAAAKLRLLGADVRTVPFDALDPESHESALGKVFAEGDVDLVLLAFGVLGDQANDEREPAAAVRVAQTNYTGAVSAGLICALALQEQGHGSLVVFSSVAAERARRSDFIYGSSKAGLDVFAQGLGDALHGTGVHVMVVRPGFVRTKGTAGRAGAPLSTTPEAVAVAVELGLRRRSETVWAPASLRAVTSALRHLPRGLFRRLPL, via the coding sequence ATGAAGGACGCCTTCGGCCTCCCCCAGTCCCTGCTCGTCCTCGGCGGCACGTCCGAGACCGCCCTGGCCACCGTGCGCCGGCTGATCGCGCGCCGCACCCGCACGGTGTGGCTGGCGGGGCGGCCGTCGCCGGCCCTGGAGTCGGCCGCCGCGAAGCTGCGGCTGCTGGGGGCGGACGTCCGCACCGTGCCCTTCGACGCGCTGGACCCGGAGTCCCACGAGAGCGCCCTCGGGAAGGTCTTCGCCGAGGGCGACGTGGATCTGGTACTCCTCGCCTTCGGCGTCCTCGGCGACCAGGCGAACGACGAGCGCGAGCCGGCGGCCGCGGTGCGGGTCGCGCAGACCAACTACACGGGGGCGGTGTCGGCCGGCCTGATCTGCGCGCTGGCCCTGCAGGAACAGGGACACGGGTCGCTGGTCGTGTTCTCCTCGGTCGCCGCCGAGCGGGCCCGCCGCTCGGACTTCATCTACGGCTCCAGCAAGGCCGGCCTCGACGTCTTCGCCCAGGGCCTCGGCGACGCCCTGCACGGCACCGGCGTCCACGTCATGGTCGTGCGTCCCGGGTTCGTGCGGACGAAGGGGACGGCCGGGCGGGCGGGAGCGCCGCTGTCGACCACGCCGGAGGCGGTCGCCGTGGCCGTCGAACTGGGACTGCGGCGCCGATCGGAGACGGTCTGGGCGCCAGCGTCGCTGCGCGCGGTCACGTCCGCCCTGCGCCACCTGCCGCGGGGGCTGTTCCGACGCCTGCCGCTCTGA
- a CDS encoding 2'-5' RNA ligase family protein, with protein MGTVTIGVSIAVPEPHGSLLQERRAGFGDAAAHGIPTHVTLLPPTEIEAGALPAVEAHLTEVAAAGRPFPMRLSGTGTFRPLSPVVYLRVVQGAETCARLQQRIREASGPLVRELQFPYHPHVTVAHGIDEAAMDRAFEELAGYEAEWPCTGFALAEQGADGVWRKLREFPFGGTVVPPQAAHVDRGSLPAR; from the coding sequence GTGGGGACCGTAACGATCGGCGTGTCGATCGCGGTCCCGGAGCCTCACGGCAGCCTGCTCCAGGAGCGGCGCGCAGGCTTCGGCGACGCCGCGGCTCACGGCATCCCCACCCACGTCACGCTCCTGCCGCCGACCGAGATCGAGGCCGGCGCGCTGCCGGCCGTCGAGGCGCACCTCACCGAGGTCGCGGCGGCCGGCCGGCCCTTCCCCATGCGGCTGTCCGGCACCGGGACGTTCCGGCCGCTGTCACCGGTGGTCTATTTGAGGGTCGTCCAGGGCGCGGAGACCTGCGCCCGGCTCCAGCAGCGCATCCGGGAGGCCTCCGGGCCCCTCGTGCGCGAGCTGCAGTTCCCCTACCACCCGCATGTCACCGTCGCGCACGGCATCGACGAGGCGGCGATGGACCGGGCCTTCGAGGAACTCGCCGGCTACGAGGCCGAGTGGCCCTGCACCGGCTTCGCCCTCGCCGAACAGGGCGCCGACGGCGTGTGGCGCAAGCTCCGCGAGTTCCCCTTCGGCGGCACGGTGGTGCCCCCGCAGGCCGCCCACGTCGACCGGGGCTCCCTGCCGGCGCGCTGA
- the trpS gene encoding tryptophan--tRNA ligase produces MASDRPRVLSGIQPTAGSFHLGNYLGAVRQWVALQESHDAFYMVVDLHAITVPQDPKELGANTRLAAAQLLAAGLDPERCTLFVQSHVPEHAQLAWVMNCLTGFGEASRMTQFKDKSARQGADRASVGLFTYPILQVADILLYQAHEVPVGEDQRQHIELTRDLAERFNGRYGETFTIPKPYILRETAKIYDLQDPSIKMSKSASTPKGLINLLDEPKATAKKVRSAVTDTDTVIRYDTENKPGVSNLLTILSTLTGRSVPELEHSYEGKLYGALKTDLADVVVDFVTPFRDRTQQYLDDPETLDSILAKGAEKARAVAAETLSRTYERMGFLPAKH; encoded by the coding sequence ATGGCCTCAGACCGACCCCGCGTGCTCTCCGGAATCCAGCCCACCGCAGGCTCGTTCCACCTCGGCAACTACCTCGGCGCCGTCCGCCAGTGGGTGGCCCTGCAGGAGTCCCACGACGCCTTCTACATGGTCGTCGACCTGCACGCGATCACGGTCCCGCAGGACCCGAAGGAGCTCGGCGCGAACACGCGGCTGGCCGCCGCCCAGCTCCTCGCGGCCGGCCTCGACCCCGAGCGCTGCACCCTGTTCGTCCAGAGCCACGTCCCCGAGCACGCGCAGCTCGCCTGGGTCATGAACTGCCTCACCGGCTTCGGCGAGGCCAGCCGGATGACGCAGTTCAAGGACAAGTCCGCCCGGCAGGGCGCCGACCGCGCGAGCGTCGGCCTCTTCACGTACCCGATCCTCCAGGTCGCCGACATCCTGCTCTACCAGGCCCACGAGGTCCCGGTGGGCGAGGACCAGCGCCAGCACATCGAGCTCACCCGCGACCTCGCCGAGCGCTTCAACGGCCGCTACGGCGAGACGTTCACGATCCCGAAGCCGTACATCCTGCGCGAGACCGCGAAGATCTACGACCTCCAGGACCCGTCGATCAAGATGAGCAAGTCGGCGTCCACGCCGAAGGGCCTCATCAACCTGCTCGACGAGCCGAAGGCCACCGCGAAGAAGGTGCGCAGCGCGGTCACCGACACCGACACGGTCATCCGCTACGACACCGAGAACAAGCCGGGCGTCAGCAACCTGCTCACGATCCTCTCGACGCTGACCGGCCGCAGCGTCCCCGAGCTGGAGCACAGCTACGAGGGCAAGCTCTACGGCGCGCTCAAGACGGACCTCGCCGACGTCGTCGTCGACTTCGTCACGCCCTTCCGGGACCGCACCCAGCAGTACCTGGACGACCCCGAGACGCTCGACTCGATCCTCGCCAAGGGCGCCGAGAAGGCGCGCGCCGTCGCCGCCGAGACGCTGTCCCGGACGTACGAGCGGATGGGCTTCCTGCCCGCGAAGCACTGA
- a CDS encoding glycine hydroxymethyltransferase, which produces MPENSAPLSTESAAFRAALDVVRAVEPRVADAIGQELADQREMLKLIASENYASPATLLAMGNWFSDKYAEGTVGRRFYAGCRNVDTVESLAAEHARELFGARHAYVQPHSGIDANLVAFWAVLADRVEAPFLERTGVRQVNDLSEADWAELRQAFGNQRMLGMSLDAGGHLTHGFRPNISGKMFDQRSYGTDPATGLIDYDALRTTAREFKPMIIVAGYSAYPRLVNFRIMREIADEVGATLMVDMAHFAGLVAGKVLTGDFDPVPHAQIVTTTTHKSLRGPRGGMVLCDDSLKDQVDRGCPMVLGGPLPHVMAAKAVALAEARQPSFQDYARRIVDNSRALAEGLTRRGATLVTGGTDNHLNLIDVASSYGLTGRQAEAALLDSGIVTNRNAIPADPNGAWYTSGIRIGTPALTTRGLGTAEMDEVAALIDRVLTAAEPGTTKSGAPSKASHVLDGKIADEISRRATDLVAGFPLYPEIDLG; this is translated from the coding sequence ATGCCCGAGAATTCCGCACCCCTGTCCACCGAGTCGGCCGCGTTCCGCGCCGCCCTCGACGTCGTCCGCGCGGTCGAGCCGCGCGTCGCCGACGCCATCGGCCAGGAGCTCGCCGACCAGCGCGAGATGCTCAAACTGATCGCCTCGGAGAACTACGCCTCCCCGGCCACCCTCCTCGCGATGGGCAACTGGTTCAGCGACAAGTACGCCGAGGGCACCGTCGGCCGCCGCTTCTACGCCGGCTGCCGCAACGTGGACACCGTCGAGTCGCTCGCCGCCGAGCACGCCCGCGAGCTCTTCGGGGCCCGCCACGCATACGTCCAGCCGCACTCCGGCATCGACGCCAACCTCGTCGCCTTCTGGGCCGTCCTCGCCGACCGCGTCGAGGCGCCCTTCCTGGAGAGGACCGGCGTCCGCCAGGTCAACGACCTCTCCGAGGCCGACTGGGCCGAGCTGCGCCAGGCCTTCGGCAACCAGCGCATGCTCGGCATGTCCCTGGACGCCGGCGGCCACCTCACCCACGGCTTCCGCCCTAACATCTCCGGCAAGATGTTCGACCAGCGCTCCTACGGCACGGACCCCGCGACCGGCCTCATCGACTACGACGCGCTGCGCACGACGGCCCGTGAGTTCAAGCCGATGATCATCGTCGCCGGCTACTCGGCGTACCCCCGGCTGGTGAACTTCCGGATCATGCGGGAGATCGCCGACGAGGTCGGCGCGACCCTCATGGTCGACATGGCGCACTTCGCGGGCCTGGTCGCCGGCAAGGTCCTGACCGGCGACTTCGACCCGGTCCCGCACGCCCAGATCGTCACCACGACCACCCACAAGTCGCTGCGCGGCCCGCGCGGCGGCATGGTCCTGTGCGACGACTCCCTCAAGGACCAGGTCGACCGCGGCTGCCCGATGGTCCTCGGCGGACCGCTCCCGCACGTCATGGCCGCCAAGGCCGTCGCCCTCGCCGAGGCCCGGCAGCCGTCCTTCCAGGACTACGCGCGGCGCATCGTGGACAACTCCCGCGCGCTGGCCGAGGGCCTGACGCGGCGCGGCGCGACCCTGGTCACCGGCGGCACGGACAACCACCTGAACCTGATCGACGTCGCCTCCTCCTACGGCCTCACCGGCCGGCAGGCCGAGGCCGCGCTGCTCGACTCGGGCATCGTCACCAACCGCAACGCCATCCCCGCCGACCCGAACGGCGCCTGGTACACGTCCGGCATCCGCATCGGCACCCCCGCGCTGACCACCCGCGGCCTCGGCACGGCGGAGATGGACGAGGTGGCGGCCCTGATCGACCGCGTCCTCACCGCCGCCGAGCCCGGCACCACGAAGTCGGGCGCGCCGTCGAAGGCCTCCCACGTCCTGGACGGGAAGATCGCGGACGAGATCTCCCGCCGGGCGACGGACCTGGTGGCGGGCTTCCCGCTGTACCCGGAGATCGACCTCGGCTGA
- a CDS encoding glutathionylspermidine synthase family protein, which produces MRRHTVEPRPGWQRTVEEQGLVYPLTRHPDGSLRPYWDESAYYAFTLDEVEALEETVEELHALCLAAAEHLVDAGRLADLGITDPPVAAAVAEAWQRRAELPSVYGRFDLRYDGTGPAKLLEYNADTPTSLVEAASPQWFWMEERFPGADQWNSLHERLVAAWKKQAALLPPGNPLYFAHSSADELGEDLMTVAYLKETAEQAGLDTDWISMEEIGFDPLSGRFVDGQLRFIRSCFKLYPWEWLTTDRFAGHVLDTLDNGGGTGSTLWIEPAWKMLLSNKALLAVLWELNPGHPHLLPAYLDGPRDLAATAGYVAKPLLGREGAGVTIHEKGADPVVRDDEPCCYQQLAPLPAFDGNHVVLGAWVVDGEPAGLGIRESAGLITDEYARFVPHVIL; this is translated from the coding sequence ATGCGACGTCACACCGTCGAACCCCGCCCCGGCTGGCAGCGGACCGTCGAGGAACAGGGCCTCGTCTACCCCCTCACCCGTCACCCCGACGGCAGCCTGCGCCCCTACTGGGACGAGAGCGCGTACTACGCCTTCACCCTCGACGAGGTCGAGGCGCTGGAGGAGACCGTCGAGGAACTGCACGCCCTGTGCCTGGCCGCGGCCGAGCACCTGGTGGACGCCGGCCGCCTCGCCGACCTCGGCATCACCGACCCGCCCGTCGCCGCGGCGGTCGCCGAGGCCTGGCAGCGGCGCGCCGAACTCCCCTCCGTCTACGGCCGGTTCGACCTCCGCTACGACGGGACGGGCCCGGCGAAGCTCCTGGAGTACAACGCCGACACCCCCACCTCCCTGGTCGAGGCCGCCTCCCCCCAGTGGTTCTGGATGGAGGAGCGCTTCCCCGGCGCCGACCAGTGGAACTCCCTGCACGAACGCCTGGTCGCCGCCTGGAAGAAGCAGGCCGCGCTGCTCCCGCCCGGTAACCCCCTGTACTTCGCGCACTCCTCGGCCGACGAGCTCGGCGAGGACCTGATGACGGTCGCCTACCTCAAGGAGACCGCCGAGCAGGCCGGCCTGGACACCGACTGGATCTCCATGGAGGAGATCGGCTTCGACCCGCTGTCCGGCCGTTTCGTCGACGGACAACTCCGCTTCATCCGCAGCTGCTTCAAGCTCTACCCCTGGGAATGGCTCACCACCGACCGCTTCGCCGGCCACGTCCTCGACACCCTCGACAACGGCGGCGGCACCGGCAGCACCCTGTGGATCGAGCCCGCCTGGAAGATGCTCCTCAGCAACAAGGCGCTGCTGGCCGTCCTGTGGGAACTGAACCCCGGCCACCCCCACCTGCTGCCCGCGTACCTCGACGGCCCGCGCGACCTCGCGGCGACCGCCGGCTACGTCGCCAAGCCGCTGCTGGGCCGTGAGGGGGCCGGCGTCACGATCCACGAGAAGGGCGCCGATCCCGTCGTCCGGGACGACGAGCCCTGCTGCTACCAGCAGCTCGCCCCGCTCCCCGCCTTCGACGGCAACCACGTCGTCCTCGGCGCGTGGGTCGTGGACGGGGAGCCGGCCGGCCTCGGCATCCGCGAGTCGGCAGGCCTGATCACGGACGAATACGCCCGCTTCGTCCCGCACGTGATCCTCTGA
- a CDS encoding antibiotic biosynthesis monooxygenase, whose amino-acid sequence MTSNPVTVTAAYHVVPGREADFHSWGWGMLGASAQQPGFLGGGVLVDEGAEWHVVYRFVSEGAARAWEDSAARLRWDARTQGIARQTDRRSVRGSKAWFDAQAPAPKPPAPPGPPSKWKLWFVNMSAVFPPVLLFNLIVLPYLGGLNPFVRTLLLCLCVTALVTWILMPRLQRFFKKWLYPPLQALRGRHKRTA is encoded by the coding sequence GTGACCAGTAATCCCGTCACCGTCACCGCCGCTTATCACGTGGTGCCGGGCCGAGAGGCCGACTTTCATTCCTGGGGATGGGGCATGTTGGGCGCGAGCGCACAGCAGCCCGGATTCCTGGGAGGTGGTGTACTCGTCGACGAAGGGGCGGAATGGCATGTGGTCTATCGCTTCGTCAGCGAAGGCGCGGCGCGCGCCTGGGAGGACTCGGCCGCCCGGTTGCGGTGGGACGCCCGGACGCAGGGCATCGCCCGGCAGACGGACCGCCGCAGCGTGCGGGGTTCGAAGGCGTGGTTCGACGCCCAGGCTCCCGCGCCGAAGCCGCCCGCCCCGCCGGGCCCGCCGTCGAAATGGAAGTTGTGGTTCGTGAATATGAGCGCCGTTTTCCCGCCGGTGCTCCTCTTCAATCTCATCGTGCTTCCTTATCTCGGCGGACTCAATCCTTTCGTGCGCACGCTGCTGCTGTGTCTGTGCGTGACGGCCCTCGTCACCTGGATTCTCATGCCCCGCCTCCAGCGTTTCTTCAAGAAATGGCTGTATCCACCGCTCCAGGCACTCCGCGGTCGGCACAAACGCACCGCGTAG
- the pabB gene encoding aminodeoxychorismate synthase component I, producing MKTLLIDNYDSYTYNLFQLIAEVNGEEPVVILNDAPVDAVPDLTAFDNVVVSPGPGHPAKARDFGISARVLAESPLPVLGVCLGHQGIALGEGGQVSAAPQPRHGHLSAVRHDERDLFQGLPQNFTAVRYHSLAVREPLPDSLEATAWAEDGVLMGLRHRERPLWGVQFHPESVLTEYGHRMLVNFRNLTAERARKTRTKNTAVTPAAAAMPQQRVTVPGPRRASGPSYRLHTRRIAVAIDAEAAFTRLHADAPRAFWLDSSRVERGLSRFSFFGDDSGPLAEFVRYDVEAGRCEIERAGRPTRKVRASVFDYLKRQLANRRVDATGLPFDFTGGYVGYFGYETKADCGSPNRHRSTVPDACWLFADRLVAVDHQEGFTYAVCLAEDTPQAALEAADWLEGTLARLTSLPAESDRARPAAAGPSTQADLGAVEPWLVRDRETYLADIAACRRELAAGVSYEICLTDAARLPAPADALAFYRTLRRVNPAPYAAFLRFGDLDVAGSSPERFLRITRDGVAEAKPIKGTAPRGADPLEDARLRDALAADAKTRAENLMIVDLLRNDLGRVCRTGTVRVSRLMAAETYATVHQLVSTVEGRLREGTDAVDCVRACFPGGSMTGAPKLRTMEIIDELETQARGVYAGALGYLGCSGGADLNIVIRTAVLADGSMQLGAGGAIVLGSDPVAEYDEMLLKTAAQMRALREDAGGGAAASQPGPATAEEAAR from the coding sequence GTGAAAACCCTGCTCATCGACAATTACGACTCGTACACGTACAACCTGTTCCAGCTGATCGCCGAGGTCAACGGCGAGGAGCCGGTGGTGATCCTCAACGACGCCCCGGTGGACGCCGTCCCCGACCTCACGGCGTTCGACAACGTGGTGGTGTCGCCGGGCCCCGGGCATCCGGCGAAGGCCCGTGACTTCGGCATCAGCGCCCGCGTGCTGGCCGAGTCCCCGCTGCCGGTGCTCGGCGTCTGCCTCGGCCACCAGGGCATCGCGCTCGGGGAGGGCGGCCAGGTGTCGGCCGCACCGCAGCCCCGGCACGGTCATCTGTCGGCCGTCCGGCACGACGAGCGGGACCTGTTCCAGGGGCTGCCCCAGAACTTCACCGCCGTCCGCTACCACTCGCTGGCCGTGCGCGAGCCGCTGCCCGACTCCCTGGAGGCCACGGCCTGGGCGGAGGACGGCGTCCTGATGGGTCTGCGCCACCGCGAACGGCCGCTGTGGGGCGTGCAGTTCCACCCGGAGTCGGTGCTCACCGAGTACGGCCACCGGATGCTGGTGAACTTCCGCAACCTCACGGCCGAGCGGGCCCGCAAGACGCGGACGAAGAACACCGCGGTCACGCCCGCGGCAGCCGCGATGCCGCAGCAGCGGGTGACCGTCCCCGGCCCGCGCCGGGCGAGCGGGCCCTCCTACCGGCTGCACACCCGCCGCATCGCCGTGGCGATCGACGCGGAGGCCGCCTTCACCCGGCTGCACGCGGACGCGCCCCGGGCGTTCTGGCTGGACAGCTCCCGGGTCGAGCGCGGTCTGTCCCGCTTCTCGTTCTTCGGCGACGACAGCGGTCCGCTCGCCGAGTTCGTACGGTACGACGTCGAGGCCGGGCGCTGCGAGATCGAGCGGGCCGGACGGCCGACGCGCAAGGTCCGGGCGAGCGTCTTCGACTATCTCAAGCGGCAGCTCGCCAACCGCCGGGTCGACGCCACCGGCCTGCCCTTCGACTTCACCGGCGGTTACGTCGGCTACTTCGGCTACGAGACGAAGGCCGACTGCGGCTCCCCGAACCGGCACCGTTCCACCGTCCCGGACGCCTGCTGGCTGTTCGCCGACCGGCTGGTCGCGGTGGACCACCAGGAGGGCTTCACCTACGCCGTCTGCCTGGCCGAGGACACCCCGCAGGCCGCCCTGGAGGCCGCCGACTGGCTCGAGGGCACGCTGGCCCGGCTCACCTCGCTGCCCGCGGAGTCCGACCGGGCGCGGCCCGCGGCTGCGGGGCCGTCGACGCAGGCGGACCTCGGGGCCGTCGAACCGTGGCTGGTGCGGGACCGGGAGACCTACCTCGCGGACATCGCGGCCTGCCGGCGGGAGCTCGCGGCGGGCGTCAGCTACGAGATCTGCCTGACCGACGCCGCCCGTCTGCCCGCACCGGCCGACGCCCTCGCCTTCTACCGGACGCTGCGCCGCGTCAACCCCGCCCCGTACGCGGCCTTCCTGCGATTCGGCGACCTCGACGTGGCCGGCTCCTCACCGGAGCGGTTCCTGCGGATCACCCGGGACGGGGTCGCCGAGGCCAAGCCCATCAAGGGCACCGCGCCGCGCGGCGCCGATCCGCTGGAGGACGCCCGGCTGCGGGACGCGCTGGCGGCCGACGCCAAGACGCGCGCCGAGAACCTGATGATCGTCGACCTGCTCCGCAACGACCTGGGACGGGTCTGCCGGACCGGCACCGTGCGGGTCTCCCGGCTCATGGCCGCCGAGACGTACGCGACCGTGCACCAGCTCGTCTCCACCGTGGAGGGACGGCTGCGCGAAGGCACCGACGCGGTGGACTGCGTGCGCGCCTGCTTCCCCGGCGGCTCGATGACCGGCGCGCCGAAGCTGCGCACGATGGAGATCATCGACGAACTGGAGACCCAGGCTCGCGGCGTGTACGCGGGCGCGCTCGGCTATCTGGGCTGCAGCGGCGGCGCGGACCTGAACATCGTCATCCGCACCGCGGTCCTCGCCGACGGCTCGATGCAGCTGGGGGCCGGGGGAGCGATCGTCCTCGGCTCCGATCCGGTCGCCGAGTACGACGAGATGCTGCTGAAGACGGCCGCGCAGATGCGGGCCCTGCGGGAGGACGCCGGTGGCGGGGCCGCGGCCTCGCAGCCGGGCCCCGCCACCGCCGAGGAGGCCGCCCGATGA
- a CDS encoding benzoate-CoA ligase family protein → MTTRRPTTAPRATPALRVTTAPRVTTVSPAEAAAHAPAVPRPRRNGDTPGNLAAQLADLAERRGWAGRAAFHQGHRHWTHGEVHDLGARAAGVLAHHGVRAGDRVLLALPDGVAWVAAFLGVARLGAVAVLVNPELPAAEHAFMAEDTEAVLCLTGPGLEDRFAGRARLGADELLALAPAAEPAAVHPVDAHAPLYVQYTSGTTGRPKGVVHAHGDPKAYHDLIGRRLLGITEEDVTLSVSKLYFAYGFGNAFVFPLFSGSSAVLVDRRPTPAAVDELVARHRVTLLYSVPSAYAALVADRGSGHGDCFASVRAAVSAGEGLPDGLGVRVGELLGAPVLEQIGSTEAGHAFCANSLGHDRPGTVGRPVPGFEVELRDRAGRPVPDGAEGEMWVRGPTLTSGYLNRPEETARTLVGGWLATHDRARREPDGSYRHLGRTDDMEMVGGITVSPLEVEAVLRTRPAVREVAVAAVTDGLGSSRLRAFVVPAGPVAAGLEDDLLALAREHLAAFKVPRSVSFVTSLPRTATGKLRRHLVRQGAW, encoded by the coding sequence ATGACGACGCGACGCCCCACCACGGCTCCCCGGGCCACTCCGGCTCTCCGGGTCACGACAGCTCCCCGGGTCACGACGGTGTCCCCCGCCGAGGCGGCCGCGCACGCCCCGGCCGTGCCCCGGCCGAGGCGCAACGGCGACACGCCCGGCAACCTGGCCGCGCAGTTGGCCGACCTCGCCGAGCGGCGGGGCTGGGCCGGGCGGGCCGCGTTCCACCAGGGACACCGGCACTGGACCCACGGCGAGGTGCACGATCTCGGAGCCCGGGCGGCCGGGGTGCTCGCGCACCACGGGGTGCGGGCCGGCGACCGGGTGCTGCTCGCGCTGCCCGACGGCGTGGCGTGGGTGGCGGCCTTCCTCGGCGTCGCCCGGCTCGGGGCCGTCGCCGTCCTGGTCAACCCCGAACTGCCCGCCGCCGAGCACGCGTTCATGGCCGAGGACACCGAAGCCGTGCTCTGTCTGACGGGGCCCGGCCTGGAGGACCGCTTCGCCGGCCGGGCACGGCTCGGCGCCGACGAACTCCTCGCACTGGCCCCCGCCGCCGAGCCGGCCGCCGTCCACCCGGTCGACGCGCACGCGCCGCTGTACGTGCAGTACACCTCCGGCACCACGGGCCGCCCGAAGGGCGTCGTGCACGCGCACGGCGACCCGAAGGCGTACCACGACCTGATCGGCCGGCGGCTGCTCGGGATCACCGAGGAGGACGTCACCCTGTCGGTGTCGAAGCTGTACTTCGCGTACGGCTTCGGCAACGCCTTCGTCTTCCCGCTGTTCTCCGGGTCGTCAGCCGTCCTGGTGGACCGCCGTCCGACGCCCGCCGCCGTCGACGAGCTCGTCGCCCGGCACCGGGTCACCCTCCTCTACTCGGTGCCCTCGGCCTACGCGGCGCTGGTCGCCGACCGGGGCAGCGGGCACGGGGACTGCTTCGCCTCGGTGCGCGCCGCGGTGTCGGCCGGCGAGGGCCTGCCGGACGGGCTCGGCGTCCGGGTCGGCGAACTGCTCGGCGCGCCCGTGCTGGAGCAGATCGGCTCCACCGAGGCCGGTCACGCCTTCTGCGCCAACAGCCTCGGCCACGACCGTCCCGGCACCGTCGGGCGTCCCGTGCCGGGGTTCGAGGTGGAGCTGCGCGACCGGGCCGGGCGGCCGGTGCCGGACGGCGCGGAAGGGGAGATGTGGGTGCGCGGGCCGACGCTGACGTCCGGCTACCTGAACCGGCCGGAGGAGACCGCGCGCACCCTGGTCGGCGGCTGGCTGGCCACCCACGACCGGGCCCGCCGCGAACCGGACGGCTCCTACCGGCATCTGGGCCGCACCGACGACATGGAGATGGTCGGCGGGATCACCGTCTCCCCGCTGGAGGTGGAGGCCGTGCTGCGCACCCGTCCGGCGGTGCGCGAGGTCGCGGTCGCCGCCGTCACGGACGGGCTCGGCTCCAGCCGGCTGCGCGCCTTCGTGGTCCCCGCCGGCCCGGTCGCCGCCGGCCTCGAGGACGACCTCCTCGCCCTGGCCCGCGAGCACCTCGCCGCCTTCAAGGTGCCCAGGAGCGTCAGCTTCGTGACGTCCCTGCCGCGCACCGCCACCGGAAAGCTCCGCCGCCACCTGGTCCGCCAGGGGGCGTGGTGA